The DNA window CCGAAGGGCTGCCGGGTGAGCTCCTGCAACGCGCCCGTGCGGTCCGCCTCGGGCCCGCTCTCGCCGAACGCCACCCGCAGGGCGAGCACGCCGACGAGCACGTACAGCACGCCGCGTGCCGCCAGCCCGCACCGCGCCACCACTTCGCGGCCCGTACCGCCCTGGGAGGCCGTTCTCCGGCCCTCGTGCCGTGCACTTCGCAGCGGTGCACCCTCGTGTGTTCCCTCGCGACCCGTCATGACGCGCGGCTACCCGGGGCGGGCCGGTCCATGCTGGGCGCCACCGCGCGGCGAGAGCCCGAGGCCTCCTGGACGGCACACCGGCCGGCGGCCGCCGCGCAGGGGATCACGGGCGGCCACCGGCCGGGGGACAGGCCGGGGCACTACATCGGGTCCATGCCCCGGTCGTCCATCCGGCTCTCCTGCTCGCTCTGCTCCTGGAGGCGGCGCGCCTTGTCGCGCAGCCGCTGCTTCTCCTCCGGGTCCTGCGAGCGGTCCGCCGCATCGTTCAGTTCCTGGGCCTTGGCGCGCATCTGCTGGGACCGGCCGCGGGACTCGCCTGAAACGCTCATGATCGCTCCTTGGATCGGTGGGGGAGAGCGGGCGGATCCAGCGAAGCAGCGGGGCCGTGCGCCCGCATCTCGAACCGTCACCGAGCGTGACCCGCCCGGAGGCACGAACACGCCGTTCCCGGCCGCCAGGGCTTAGGCTCGGACCAGGGCTGACAAGGGGATGGTGTTCATGTGCCGCTGGCTCGCCTACTCGGGTTCACCACTGCTGCTCGACGCGGTCCTGTATCGCCCGGAGCACTCGCTCATCAACCAGAGCCTGTACGCGCGGATGGGTGTCGAGTCGACCAACGGTGACGGGTTCGGCGTCGGCTGGTACAGCGCGGACGGCAGCGGGGACGGCACCCCCGCCGTCTTCAAGGACACCGCGCCGGCCTGGAACAACCGCAACCTGCGGGAGCTGGCCGGGCACGTCCGCTCGCCGCTGTTCTTCGCGCACGTCCGCGCCTCCACCGGGTCCGCCATCCAGCAGACCAACTGCCACCCCTTCCGGCACGGTCGGTGGCTGTGGATGCACAACGGGGCGATCGCCGACTTCCACCGGCTCCAGCGCGACCTCTGCATGGCCGTGGACCCGGCCCTCTTCCCCTGCATCGAGGGCTCCACCGACTCCGAGGTGATGTTCTACCTGGCGGTCACCTACGGCCTCGACCAGGACGTGCCGGGCGCCGTGGCCCGCATGGTCGGCCTGGTGGAGCGGGTCGGCAAGGAGCACGGAGTGAGCGACCCGCTCCAGATGACGGTCGCGGTGAGCGACGGCGAGCGCCTGTGGGCGTTCCGCTACGCGAGCGAGGGCAAGTCCAGGTCGCTCTTCTACAGCAGCGCCGCCGAGACCGTCCGCCACCTCCACCCCGAGCTGCCCTTCCTCGGCGAGGTCTCCGACGCGACCCGGCTGGTGGTGTCCGAGCCGCTGGGCGACCTCCCCGGCGTGTGGAACGAACTGCCGGAAGCCAGCTACGCGGTGATCCCCGCCACCCCCGGCGTGGACTACCTGCCCTTCGTGCCCGAACCCTGAGAGGGACGGCCCCACTACGCCGGGTCCGCCGCCAGGGCGGTGGTCAGCGTGAAGAGGGCCCCGTCCGGATCGCGCAGCGCCACCCACCGCTCGGTGGCGTTCGACGTGATGTCCGAGACCATGCGCCCGCCGAGCTCCACGGCGGCCTCGATCGCGGGCCGCAGCCGGGGGACGCGGAAGTGGACGTGCCAGCGCGGCCGGGTGTGCGGGGAGTAGGCGGCCAGCTCCACCGGGCCGCTGTTGAGGCGGGCAACGGGCTCGCCGCCCTGCCGCAGCACCACCTGGTCCTCCTCGTAGGACACCTCGCAGCAGCCGGTGCGCCCGGTGGCCCACTCCAGCACCGCCCCGTAGAAGATCGCCGCGTCGAAGGCGTTCCTGGTGCGCAGCTCCAGCCAGGCCGGCGCCTGGTCCCTGCCCACCCGCCAGTGCGCGGCGACGGCCCCCTGCCAGATCCCGAAGACGGCGCCGTCGGGGTCGGCGACCAGCGCCGCGCGGCCCCCGGTGGCGAAGGAGACCGGCCCGACCGCGATGGTGCCGCTGCGCTCGCGGATGCGGTCCGCCGCCGCATCGGCGTCGTCGACGGCGAAGTACGGGGTCCAGGCCACCGCGACCCCCAGATCGGAGGCGAGCGCGCCGATGCCCGCGACCGGCACGCGGTCCCGTTCGGCGACCGAGAACGCGTCGCCGAGCCGGGCCCGCCGGAAGGGCCAGCCCACGACCGCACCGTAGAAGCGCTGCGCCGTGCCGAGGTCGCGGGCCATCAGGCTCACCCAGCAGGGGGCCCCGAAGACCTCCTTCGTCGATACCTTCACCGCTCGCTCCGTCCACGTGAGCCCCCGACCCGCACCACCGCCCCGCCCCTCGCCCTTCCACCGTCCCATTCTGGTCCTTTTCCGGAGGATCCACTCGACCGATGGGTTCGGGGACGTGGCCGTGCGGTCGCCACCAGTGAGCGGCGCACGGCGATAGCCTCGGAAGCCTCCGACGCGGACGCCACCCCGCCGGGCCCCGGAAGGCAGGTCTCCCATGGCGCGCTCCCAGGTCCCCGTGATCGATCTCGAGCCCTGGAGGTCGGGCGGGCCCGCCGCCCGGGCCCGTACGGCGGCACGCGTCGACGAGGCCCTGCGGGCCGCCGGGTTCCTCCTGGTGACCGGGCACGGAGTGGACCCGCAGCTGCCCGCGCGGATCAGGGCGGCCGCACGCGAGCTCTTCCTGCTGCCCGGCCGTGCCAAGGAGCCGTACGCGGTCCCGGTGGGCGGCCGCGGCTGGCTCGGCCCCGGCGCCGAGGCCAACAGCTACGCCGAGGGGACGGCTTCACCGCCCGACCTGAAGGAGTCCTGGTCCTGGGCGGCGGAGGACCCCACCGGCGTGCCCGCCGTGGACGCGGAGTGGTTCCGCCCCAACGCCTGGCCCGCGGAAGTGCCCTCGCTGCGGCCCCTGGTCACCGAATACGTGGGCCTGATGCGGGCCCTCTCCGACGAACTGCTGCGGCTGCTGGCCACCGCCCTCGGCCTCGACGAGGACCACTTCACCCGCCACACCTCCCACCCCACCTGGGGCTTCAACGTCAACTGGTACCCGGCCGCCGAGCTCGTCGGCCCCGCGCTGCCCGGCCAGTTCCGCATCGGGCCCCACACCGACTTCGGCACGGTCACGGTCCTCGACCGCCAGCAGGGCGCGGGCGGGCTGCAGATCCACACCGACGCCGACGGCTGGCAGGACGCCCCCTACGACCCGGCCGCGCTCACCGTGAACATCGGCGACCTGATGGCCCGCTGGACCGGCGACCGCTGGCGCGCCGGCCGCCACCGCGTCCTGCCGCCGCCCGCCGACGCCCCCGCGGAGGAGCTGATCTCGCTGGTCTACTTCTACGAATGCGACGCGCACACCCGCGTGGAGTCCCTGCCCGCGCCCCTCGGGCGCGTCGTGCACGAGCCCGTCGACTCCCATCTGTACCTGCGGGAGAAGCTGCGCGCCATCAGCGTCACCGACGGGAGTGCGACTTCCGGGTGACCCCGCACCCTTCCGGAGTGGGAGGGCCTCCTCCTCCTGTGAGCTGACGACCCGACAGGGCGGGCTCAGTAGTTTCGGAGGCATGAAGCGACGCCGAACCGCCACCGCCGCGGCCTTACTCGCCCTCCTCCTGCCGCTTCCCCTCGCGGCCGCCGGCACGGCCTCGGCCGCCGACGCCCCGTCCGCGGCCGAGAGCCGCCGCACCGCCTTGGAACTCCCGCGCCCCACCGGCCGTTTCGCCGTCGGGCAGGAGACGCTCCACCTCGTGGACCGCGACCGTACCGACCCGTGGGCGGGGTCCGGGCCGCGCGAGCTGATGGTCACCCTGCGCTACCCGGCGCAGAAGGGCACCGGCGGCCCCGTGCGCTACCTGACCCGCGAGGAGGCCCGGCTGCTGCTGGCCGACCGGGAGCTGGAGCAGGAGATCCGGGTCAAGGCCCTCGCCGGCACGGCCGTGCACGCCCGCTCCCAGGCCCGGCCCCTCGCCGGGCGGTACCCGTTGATCGTGCTCTCCCCGGGCTTCACCGTCCACCGTTCCACCCTCACCGCGCTGGCCGAGGACCTCGCCTCCCGCGGATACGTCGTCGCCGCCGTCGACCACGCGTACGAGAGCGTGGGCACCGCCTTCCCCGGCGGGCGCGTGCTGAAGTGCCTGGCCTGCGACAAGACGGAAGCGGGCACCCCCATGCGGGAGGTCAGCGACAACCGCGCCCGTGACGTGTCCTTCCTCCTGGACCGCCTCACCGGCCGCCACCCCGCCTGGCGCCACGCCGGCCTCATCGACACGAGCCGCATCGCCATGGCGGGCCACTCCATCGGCGGCGCCTCGGCGCTCGCCGCGATGGCCGCCGACCCGAGGGTCCGTGCCGGGATCAACATGGACGGCGGACTCGCCACGCCGGTCCCCGAGACCGGAATCGACGCGCGCCCCTTCATGCTGCTCGGCGCGCAGGACGGCGTCCCCGGGGGCAATGAGAGCTGGGACCGCGGCTGGCCCCGGCTCGACGGCTGGAAGCGCTGGATCACCTTCGCGGACTCCGGCCACTTCACCTTCAGCGACTTCCCGGCCCTCGCCGACCAGCTGGGCCTGCCCGACCCCGAGGCCCCGCTGCCCGGCGACCGCTCCGTCGAGCTGACCCGGCGCTACGTCGCCGCCTTCTTCGACCAGCACCTCAAGGGCAGGCCCCAGCCCCTCCTGGACGGTCCGTCCCCCGAGGCGCCGGAAGTCCGCTTCCACACCCCCTGAACGACCGCTCAGACCACCGTCACCGGGTGCCGCACGACCGCGTCGAACAGATAGCCCTGCGTGTTGTGCGGGGTCGTCGCGGGCTGCGTACGCCCGGTGGCGTCGGTCGCCCGGGCCAGCAGCGCGGTGGCACCCGTGGCCCGCGGGGTCCACGGCACCGACCAGCGCACCCAGCTGCCCCGGCGCGGCGCGTCGTGCAGCCGGGCCCGCTGCCAGCGGACACCGCCGTCGGTGCTGACCTCCACCCGCTCCACCGGCGCGGCCGCCGACCAGGAACGCCCGGTCAGCAGCCGCGTCCGGTGCACGGGCAGGACGCCCCCAGCGCGAGCTCGAAGGCGCTCTTGAGGGTCTGCCGGCCCATCGGCGCCCCCTCCGGCGCGTAGGCGGGCCCGAACAGCCGGTACGTGTCGGTGTTCCACGGCGAGTACAGCGGCGCGTCGCCGACCTCGATGTCCCCGACCCATTTGATCGAGGAGATGCCGATCCAGTCCGGTACGACGAGGCGGACCGGGCCGCCGTGGTCGGGCGGCAGCGGCTGCCCGTTCATCTCGTAGGCGAGCAGGACGTCGTCCAGCGCCTTCGACACCGGCAGCGGGCGCCGCACCCGCCCCAGATTCACCCCGTTGGCGACCACCTCGTCGTCCAGCCCCCGCGGCAGCACGTCGACGGCGGCGCGCGTCACACCCGCCTGCCGCAGCACGTCCGACAGCCGCGCGCCGCGCCAGCGCGCGACGCCGATCGCGCCCAGGGTCCAGGCGGTGCCGCTGACCTGCTCGCCCTGCTGCGTGGTGTAGAAACTGCGGCCGTTGCCCGCGCACTCGATGAACACCGTCCGCTCCACCGCCCGCAGCGCGCGCAGCCGGTCGTACGAGAATTCCACCGGCCCGCCCGCCAGGCCGTCGCCCCACACCGTGAGCCGCCAGGAGTCCGCATCGATGCGCGGGGTGGAGGTGTGGTTCCGTACGAAGAACCGATCGACGGGAGTCAGCGGGCCGGTGCCGCGCAGGGCGGCGAAATTGGTTTCCGCGTTGGTGCCCCGGATCGTGAACAGCTCCGGCGGCAGCGGCTTGACCGTACCGGGCACGGCGGCCGGGTCCGTGGCGGCGGCCGCGGCGCCGGCGGATCCCAGGCCCACCGCCCCGGCCGCCGCCCCGGCCGCGAACAGCCTGAGCAGGTCGCGGCGGTCCACTCCGGCGGAGCGGGCACGGCCGCGCGCCCACTGGCGCAGGCGCGCGCGGTCGTACCGGCTCTCGTCCGACAGGTCGAGGGGCATGCGGGGACACTCCTTGCTGGTCAGGGTTCCCGACGGACGGTAGGCCCGGCGGTAGGCCGCCGGAAGCTACCCGCCCCGATGGCCACGAACCCGCAACACGACCGCAATGGCCGGGACCCGATTACCGTCGGCCGCCAGTGTTCGGCAGGATGGGCCGCATGACCGAGATCCTCACCCCCCGCCTCATCCTGCGCCGCTGGACCGACGACGACCTCGTCCCCCTCTCCGAGATCAACGGGGACCCGGAGGTGATGCGCTGGATCGGCGACGGCTCGGTGCGCGACCTCGAGGAGACCGCCGAGGACATCGAGCGCTGGGAGGAGGAGTGGGACGAGGAGGGCTTCGGCCTCTTCGCCGTCGAGCTCCTCGGGTCGGGCGAGCTCATCGGCGTCGTCGGCTTGTCGGTGCCCGAGTACCTGCCCGAGGTGCTCCCGGCCGTCGAGATCAGCTGGCGCCTCGGCCGCCAGTACTGGGGCCAGGGCTACGCCTCCGAGGCCGCCCACGCCACCTTGGAGTACGCCCTCCAGGACCGGGGGCTGGACCGGGTCGTCGCGGTGAACCGGGTCGGCAACGAGGAGTCCGAGAACGTGATCCGCAAGCTGGGCATGGTCACCGAACGCGACACCGCGCACCCCGAGTACGGCCACCTCCTGCGGATCCACGCCATCGACCTCACCGAGTACGAGGCCTGAGGCCCACGGGCCGGTCCGGCCGACGGATCTAGCCCGGCGTGCTTCCCGGGGCCTGGGCCGCGTGGCCCGCGCGGACCGCTTCGAGGGCCGCCGCGTGCAGGGCGGCCGGGTCGCCGTGGTGGGGCCGGGGGCTGCCGGTGAGCGTGTACCACTCGTCGGCGTCCTTGTACTGGACCTCGAACCGGGCCAGCCCCCCGTCCACGGCCGTGGTGCACAGGGTGAGCGGGCCGGTGATGACGCCGACCTCGTCGGTCATGGCGCCGCCCGGCCCGGCGAGCACCTCGTCCCGCCACCGCTGTCCGCCGGTCATGAGGCGCACGTGTCGAGCATGGTCGCGAGCATCTTCTTCTCCGGTCCGGTGACGGTCAGCCCGTAGGCCGATTTGACGGTGGTCCAGGCCCGCCCGTACTGGCACCAGGCCGACTTGTCCGGCGGCTGCCACAGGTCGGGACTCTGGTCGCCCTTCGACCGGTTCGAGGCGGCGGTCACGGCGAGCAGCTGGGGGTGGGCGAGATCGTTCGCGAAGGCCTTGCGCCGGGCGGCGTCCCAGCCGGCCGCGCCGGAGCGCCAGCCCTCGGCGAGGGGCACCACGTGGTCGATGTCCATCCTGGCCGCGTCCGTGACGGCCACCCCGTCGTAGAAGCTCTTCCACGCGCCGGACACGGCCCGGCACTCGGCGTCCCGCTTCACGTCGGTGCCGTCCCGCTCGAGGACGACCTCGCGGGTGTCGCACTTGTCGCCCTGCTGCGCCCAGTGCGTGAACTTGTCCCGGCTGTACCCGGCCATCGTGCCGACCGGCGCCACCTTCAGCGCGGCCAGCTGCGTACGGGCCACGGCCTCGGTGACCATGCCGGGCAGTACGTCCCCGCCGGCGGGTGCGCCGCCCGGGGCGGGTGGCGCACCGCGCGTGGCCGACGCCCCGGGGCCGGGGCCCGCGCCCTTGTCCGCGCCGGGGACGGCCGGATCGGCGCAGCCGGCCAGGGCCAGCAGCAGCGAGGCCGCCAGCACCGCACCGGACGCCCGTATCTGACGAACCATGGACCCCACCCTCAACCGACTGCGTGTCAACGTCCCCTGAACACTACCCAGAACCGGACAAAGAACCGACCACCCACCCTCCGGCGGGCGTTGTCAGTGGCGCTCGCTAGTCTCCCGGCATACCGCAGCTCAGGGGGGTCACCACCCCCTTGTCCGGGCTGCGCGGACAGGGCCGGGACAGGCGGAGGGACACGGGCTGATGGCATGGGTGGCAGCGGGCGAGGGGTACGAGATCGCCCTCGTGGAGGGGCGGGTGGCGGCGCGGTCCGCCACGGGCCGGTCCGCCGGGCGGCAGTTGAAGACCTTGCCCAAGGCGCTGAAGGACCATCCCGAGGTGGACCGGCTGCGCCGGCTCGCCGAATGGCTCGACCGGCACGAGGCGGCCTGCGTCGCCCAGGTCGACACCTGGATGGTGTCCTCGCTGCCCGTGCCGACCGCGCTGCTCGCCCGGGTGTGGCCGGACGAGGCCTGGCAGAGCGCCCTGCGCGACCTGGCCGTCGTCGGCGACGACCCGGACGAGGTGGGCTTCCTGCGGGACGCCACCGAGTCCGGTGAGCTCAAGGTGGTCAACCTCGACGGCGAGACCGTCCGGCTGTCGCCGCGCACGGTGCTGCTGCCGCACCCCGTGCTGCTGCCCGACCTGGAGGACGTACGGGACTTCGCGGCAGAACTGGGCATCGTGCAGCGGGTCGAGCAGATCCACCGCGCCACCTGGCAGAAGCCGGCCGGGCTCGCCGACACCGCCACCGAGGTGAAGGACTACGCCGGCGGGGTGTTCCCCAACCGG is part of the Streptomyces subrutilus genome and encodes:
- a CDS encoding DUF6381 family protein, with the translated sequence MSVSGESRGRSQQMRAKAQELNDAADRSQDPEEKQRLRDKARRLQEQSEQESRMDDRGMDPM
- a CDS encoding class II glutamine amidotransferase; translation: MCRWLAYSGSPLLLDAVLYRPEHSLINQSLYARMGVESTNGDGFGVGWYSADGSGDGTPAVFKDTAPAWNNRNLRELAGHVRSPLFFAHVRASTGSAIQQTNCHPFRHGRWLWMHNGAIADFHRLQRDLCMAVDPALFPCIEGSTDSEVMFYLAVTYGLDQDVPGAVARMVGLVERVGKEHGVSDPLQMTVAVSDGERLWAFRYASEGKSRSLFYSSAAETVRHLHPELPFLGEVSDATRLVVSEPLGDLPGVWNELPEASYAVIPATPGVDYLPFVPEP
- a CDS encoding glyoxalase/bleomycin resistance/extradiol dioxygenase family protein, yielding MARDLGTAQRFYGAVVGWPFRRARLGDAFSVAERDRVPVAGIGALASDLGVAVAWTPYFAVDDADAAADRIRERSGTIAVGPVSFATGGRAALVADPDGAVFGIWQGAVAAHWRVGRDQAPAWLELRTRNAFDAAIFYGAVLEWATGRTGCCEVSYEEDQVVLRQGGEPVARLNSGPVELAAYSPHTRPRWHVHFRVPRLRPAIEAAVELGGRMVSDITSNATERWVALRDPDGALFTLTTALAADPA
- a CDS encoding isopenicillin N synthase family dioxygenase, whose amino-acid sequence is MARSQVPVIDLEPWRSGGPAARARTAARVDEALRAAGFLLVTGHGVDPQLPARIRAAARELFLLPGRAKEPYAVPVGGRGWLGPGAEANSYAEGTASPPDLKESWSWAAEDPTGVPAVDAEWFRPNAWPAEVPSLRPLVTEYVGLMRALSDELLRLLATALGLDEDHFTRHTSHPTWGFNVNWYPAAELVGPALPGQFRIGPHTDFGTVTVLDRQQGAGGLQIHTDADGWQDAPYDPAALTVNIGDLMARWTGDRWRAGRHRVLPPPADAPAEELISLVYFYECDAHTRVESLPAPLGRVVHEPVDSHLYLREKLRAISVTDGSATSG
- a CDS encoding alpha/beta hydrolase family protein — encoded protein: MKRRRTATAAALLALLLPLPLAAAGTASAADAPSAAESRRTALELPRPTGRFAVGQETLHLVDRDRTDPWAGSGPRELMVTLRYPAQKGTGGPVRYLTREEARLLLADRELEQEIRVKALAGTAVHARSQARPLAGRYPLIVLSPGFTVHRSTLTALAEDLASRGYVVAAVDHAYESVGTAFPGGRVLKCLACDKTEAGTPMREVSDNRARDVSFLLDRLTGRHPAWRHAGLIDTSRIAMAGHSIGGASALAAMAADPRVRAGINMDGGLATPVPETGIDARPFMLLGAQDGVPGGNESWDRGWPRLDGWKRWITFADSGHFTFSDFPALADQLGLPDPEAPLPGDRSVELTRRYVAAFFDQHLKGRPQPLLDGPSPEAPEVRFHTP
- a CDS encoding GNAT family N-acetyltransferase; this encodes MTEILTPRLILRRWTDDDLVPLSEINGDPEVMRWIGDGSVRDLEETAEDIERWEEEWDEEGFGLFAVELLGSGELIGVVGLSVPEYLPEVLPAVEISWRLGRQYWGQGYASEAAHATLEYALQDRGLDRVVAVNRVGNEESENVIRKLGMVTERDTAHPEYGHLLRIHAIDLTEYEA
- a CDS encoding HNH endonuclease family protein — translated: MVRQIRASGAVLAASLLLALAGCADPAVPGADKGAGPGPGASATRGAPPAPGGAPAGGDVLPGMVTEAVARTQLAALKVAPVGTMAGYSRDKFTHWAQQGDKCDTREVVLERDGTDVKRDAECRAVSGAWKSFYDGVAVTDAARMDIDHVVPLAEGWRSGAAGWDAARRKAFANDLAHPQLLAVTAASNRSKGDQSPDLWQPPDKSAWCQYGRAWTTVKSAYGLTVTGPEKKMLATMLDTCAS
- a CDS encoding DUF4132 domain-containing protein — its product is MAWVAAGEGYEIALVEGRVAARSATGRSAGRQLKTLPKALKDHPEVDRLRRLAEWLDRHEAACVAQVDTWMVSSLPVPTALLARVWPDEAWQSALRDLAVVGDDPDEVGFLRDATESGELKVVNLDGETVRLSPRTVLLPHPVLLPDLEDVRDFAAELGIVQRVEQIHRATWQKPAGLADTATEVKDYAGGVFPNRFSLAARATGLGYRVSGGYATCKVRDTGRATEAAVWIGEPYYDEETSTGALTWHDGEGRTVRPAEVGPVAWSEGMRMAAALYAGRKIEEGGDA